In the genome of Fervidobacterium nodosum Rt17-B1, the window ATATAACAGTCCTGAAGAGAAAGAGTTCTCAAGATATTCTCTTTCAAATGTAACATTTGGCGTTGTAAGTCACGATAATTTAGATATCCATCTGCTCTCTGCAAATACTGAAATCAAAACCAAGTATGGTTACAGCATATCAGATATTGTAGAAACACCAGAAGAAGGTCTAAGACAAGCGCTACTCATTAACAAATGGTTCGGTGGAGGAAATTATACTGAATTACCAAATATTGCACTAGAAAAACAATTAGAAGAAAAATCTGATTTAGAAAAGTGGTTAGAACTGCTTAGTTATGTACTATTCAAAGACATCGATGAAAAATACTTTGGGCCAATAATCAACAAACTAAATGAATTTAAGCAGGAAACATACTTTAATCCTTCGAAGAATATAGAGAAAATAACGTTGGGTATTTTGGTTAGTAAAATTCGTAAATAAGTTTTCTTTACATTTACGGAGGAGGTCGATTACTTGAATCAAACAATTGTTTTTTCGTTTCCTGGGTTGGTTGAAAATATAAAAATAACACGTGCTATTTTACATACATTTCTAACATTTAGAGGTGTCTTTGATAAAGACATATTTGATACAGAGTTGGCTATAAACGAAGCTATAGCCAATATTATCCAACATACTTATAAAGGAGAACCAAAGTACATAACAATGACAGTAAATTGGCTAGAACCAGATACATTAGAAATTTTCTTGAGGGACTTTGGGCCAAAAGTTGATCCTTCCCAAATTAAGTCACGTGACCTTGACGACATAAGACCAGGTGGATTGGGAGTATATATAATTAAACGTATATTTGATGTCATGGAATTCAAGGACGTCTCTGAAGGCAATCTCCTCTATTTGAGGAAAAAATACCTACTCCCACCGAAAAAAGAAGATTAGTAAGGATTAATTTAGAATAAATAACGGAGGAAGATTAGTGTGTTGTGGCTTAAAGAATTGTTTAAAAACACATGTTTTCTATCTGCGCTATTTGGATTCCTTTCAGCACAATTTTTGAAAGTTATCATATATAAAGACATAAGAGTTTTCGGACGATACGGGGGTATGCCAAGCGCACATGTGGCTACAACTTCCGCGTTAGCATGGTCAGTTGGATATACAACAGGCTTTTCTTCTTCACAAACCGCTATTGCCGCTATTTTTCTTTCAATAGTTACAGCTGATGCCGTTGGCTTAAGAAGAAACGTTGACCCAAACAAAGGTCATACCCTTATGGAAGTTATATACGGTTTCTTCTTGGGATGGGTCGTTGCTTTGATAACTGTAAAAGTTATGCGCTGATAGAAATTATTTTTATATTCCGGGGGTGACTTTTTGCTTAATAATGCCAAAAAGCTTAGCAAATTAATCTTAGTTCTGTCTTTTATTTTAATACTAAGCTCTATAGCGCTTTGTGAAACACCTAAATGGTTTTTGGAAGTGGTTACTAAAAGAAGAGCAAACGTGAAGGAAAAAACAACAGAAGAATTCATTAACGATTTATGGAATACTATTTCAGATATAAGTGAAAAATACAACATTGATCCTGTATTTATAAGCACTGTAATAGCCATAGAAAGTAACTTTACAAATGCTAAAGGTCCCGGTGGGGTACTTGGGATGATGCAGATTTTGCCGTCAACTGCACAAGGTATAGCTAGATTACTTAAACTGGAAGTTCCAAAAGATGGTTGGAATGCTTTGCTCACTGATTATAAATTGAATATAACTTACGGAACAGCATATTTGTCTTACCTTTATAAAAAAACAGGCTCGCTCTCAAAAGCCCTTGAAGAATATAACAATGGTAAAAATAAGCAAAAATATGCTGCCACAATAATGCAACAGTACGAATATTATAAAAGTTTACACGAAAAAGAGCTTAAAGAAAAAGCTCAAATAAACATAAATACATTCATCGAAACTTCGGAAAGTTCATCAACACAACAAGCAACTCAAGAAACACAAGAAACAACTCAAGAAACTCAAACAACAAATTCAACTATAACTGAAAACTCAACCGATACATCAGCAACAAAAAGTGAAAATTGAAGGGACTGAAAGCAATGTCAAACACGAAAAAAATTGTAATTTCCTTGGAGAATATATCATTCTCTTACGGTGAAAATTTTGAGTTAAAGGATATTAGCCTATACGTAGAAGAGGGAACGTTCTTCGGTATAATAGGTCCAAACGGCTCGGGTAAAACAACACTTTTATCACTAATAATGAAATTTCTAAAACCCGCTTCGGGAAAAATTATGATAAACGGAAATGATATTAAGCATATGTCACACAAAAAGATAGCACAAAACATTGCGTACATAGCCCAAGATTTCAACCCATCTTACGATTATACAGTTGAAGAAATAGTGGAAATGGGAGGCATAGCTCACTCAAAAAATTTCTTTGATACAGAAGTTGATGAATCGAAACTTATAAATGCTCTTAACACTGTTAATTTAGTAGAGTACAGAAAAAGACCATTTTCAACACTCAGTGGTGGTCAACAAAGACGCGTCCTTATTGCAAGAGCGATTTACCAAAATACACCAATAATAATCGCAGATGAGTTGATAAATCATCTTGACATAGGTCAGTCTGTAAAAGTGATGGATTACTTAAAATCGTTAACAAAAATGGGAAAGACTGTATTAGGAACTTTCCACGATATAACCATCGCTGCGAAATACTGTGACATAATAGCACTTATGAAAGATGGCGAAATAACCAAAGTAGGTACACCAAAAGAAATCATAAATAAAGATATTCTCGAAAAAATATACGATATAAACTTAAAGATTATACACTCTCCAGATGTAGAATACCCAATTATAGTTATTTGACATCTTGCAACCTTATTATTATAAATGTAACTTAATTTACTTACTATTAACGTTGACATTGTGTACTTTTTTGTGTTAGGATAGCTTTGTAAGAGAAAAAAAGTCAAATACCTTTAATTTCGCCCAGTGAGGCGAGAAAGGAGGAAAAGTATGGAAAAAACAGATATTATTGGCATTTCTCAGGAAAATCCCGCTAAAATCACCGAGTTTACATCAAACTTGCCTACCTCAAAGAAACTTATTCTATCACTTCAGCATTTCGTAGCCATGTTCGGAGCAACAGTATTAGTACCTCTTCTCACTGGATTAGATCCTCTCGTTGCACTCTTCACGGCAGGTCTTGGAACGTTACTTTTCCATTTTATCACCGGCGGAATTGTCCCAGTCTTCTTAGGTTCAAGCTTTGCTTTCATTGCCCCAATTATAATGGTTAAAGAAAAATACGGAGATATCAGATACTCGCTTGGTGGAATAGTAATAGCTGGAACAGTTTATCTAATCTTCTCCTTGATTGTCAAGCTGGTTGGTACGAATGTGATTAAGAAACTATTCCCTCCTGTGGTTACCGGTCCGATGATAATGGTGATAGGTTTAGGTCTCTCCCCTGTTGCGGTAAACATGGCATCGTCAAATTGGCCCATAGCGTTGGTAGTTATAATCACAGTTATAGCCTCTGCAACAATCTTCAAAGGATTTTTCTCACTCATTCCAGTCTTAACAGGTGTCTTCGTCGGTTACATCACATCGATACTCGCGGGAATAATTGATTACTCTCCTATCGTAAATTCAGCGTGGATTTCAGTTCCAAAGTTCATACTTCCAAAATTCGACTGGGCTGCGATAAGTTTAATTGCACCGGTGGCGTTTGTCACAGTTATGGAGCATATAGGTGATATAACAACAAACGGTGCAGTTGTTGGAAAGAATTTCTTCGAAAAGCCCGGTGTTCACAGAACGCTGCTTGGTGACGGATTGGCAACAATGGTGGCAGCTATGATAGGTGGTCCTGCAAATACAACGTACAGTGAAAACACAGGAGTACTTGCGATAACTAAAGTATATGATCCGTCTATTCTCAGAGGAGCAGCAATACTGGCTATGTTGGTAGCCTTCTTCTCAAAATTCGGGTCAGTGTTGCAAACTATTCCAACCGCCGTTATCGGTGGAGTTAGTTTAATCCTCTTTGGTATGATAGCCTCTATCGGTGTTAGAACACTTGTGGAAGCCAAAGTCGATTTCTCAAAATCAAGGAACTTAATAATAGCTGCACTTATCTTAACACTCGGTATAGGTGGAGCGAGTATAAAGATAGGTGGTATAGAACTAAAAGGCATGGCACTTGCCGCAATCTTTGGTATTATAGCGAATTTAGTGATACCAGAAAGCTTGGAAAAATAACAAAGTGAAACGCATAAAGCCGTGGGGGTTTTTGATGAATAGCTCAAAGCATCTTTATCCGTTTAAAACCTTAGGTTTTATCGGTGGCGGACAATTGGGGAAGATGATGGCAATCGAAGCTAAACGTATGGGTTTTCGAGTAATAGCTTTAGACCCGAATCCCAATTGTCCCATCTCAAATCTTTGCGATGAATTGATAGTAGGAAGTCTGTACGATGAAGATTCACTCATGAAGTTAGTTGAGAAATCGGATGTTGTGACATACGAAATAGAACATACAAATACCAATTTCCTGAAAGAATTGTACGATAAAGGTTACAATATCCAACCATCACCATATATCCTTGAGATAATCAACGATAAGCTTATCCAGAAGAAATACCTCATATCAAACGGTTTTCCAACTTCTAAGATATATGAATTAGATTTATCGAAATATTCTCAAGCATCAGAAAGAAAACATATCATTGAAGATTACAATATTACTTATCCATTTGTTCAAAAAGCCAGAAGAGGGGGGTACGACGGTAGGGGGGTTTTTGTTTTAAAAACGCAACAAGATTTAGATAAAATTATCCCCTCAGAGTCGTACATCGAAGAGTATGTTGATATAAAGAAAGAAATTTCCGTTCTTCTTGCAAGGGATAGAAATGGTAACATAAAGGTTTATGAACCGGTTGAAATGATATTTGCTGAGTTCGGGAATATTCTTGATATGTTGATTAGCCCTGCCAGAATAGGCGAAGAGATAAAAGAAAGAGCAAAGGATATTGCTATTAAATTGGTTGAAAAGCTCAATGGTATAGGAGTCTTTGCTATAGAAATGTTTGTAACATCTCAAGATGAAGTTTTAATTAACGAAATTGCTCCTCGTGTTCACAATTCCGGTCATCACACTATCGAATCTTGCTTTACAAGCCAATTTGAACAGCATATAAGAGCTATCTGCGACTTCCCACTTGGTAGTACTCATCAACACACACCAGCAGTCATGATTAATCTTCTTGGTGAAGACGGATACAACGGCAGACCTGTTGTTGAGAATCTCGAAGATGTATTCTCAACAGAGGGTGCATATTTTCATTTTTACGGAAAGACAAACACAGCACCACGAAGAAAGATGGGACATATAACTATTCTGGATGAAGATATTGAAAGAGCGATACAAAAAGCAATTTATTTAAAATCGAAAGTGAAGATTATAGCGAAATAAACTAAGTAAATCAAAAACCAGCTGGGGGCATTGAAAATGGAGAAAATGGAAAAAGTATCTCATCCTTTGGTGGGAATAATAATGGGTAGTGATTCTGATTTGAAAGTGATGAAAGACGCTGCAAGGGTTTTGGATGATTTTGGCATCCCGTACGAACTTACAATAGTCTCTGCACATAGAACTCCTGAGAGAATGTACAATTACGCAAAAAATGCTGAAGAAAGAGGCATAGAAGTGATTATCGCAGGAGCTGGTGGTGCTGCACACCTTCCCGGAATGGTCGCCTCCATCTCAACGCTTCCTGTTATAGGTGTTCCAGTGAAAGGATCGTCTCTTGATGGGCTCGATTCACTTTTGTCGATAGTCCAAATGCCAAAAGGTGTACCCGTGGCAACAGTTGCGATAAACAACGCGCAGAATGCTGGATTACTCGCTGTGCAGATACTTTCTGTAAAATACAAAGAATTAAGAGATAAACTGAGAGAATACAAAGAAAAATTGCAAACAGAAGTCGAAAGTAAGGCTAAGAAGCTTGAAGAGATAGGCTATGAGAAATACGGTGAGAATTTATA includes:
- a CDS encoding uracil-xanthine permease family protein; protein product: MEKTDIIGISQENPAKITEFTSNLPTSKKLILSLQHFVAMFGATVLVPLLTGLDPLVALFTAGLGTLLFHFITGGIVPVFLGSSFAFIAPIIMVKEKYGDIRYSLGGIVIAGTVYLIFSLIVKLVGTNVIKKLFPPVVTGPMIMVIGLGLSPVAVNMASSNWPIALVVIITVIASATIFKGFFSLIPVLTGVFVGYITSILAGIIDYSPIVNSAWISVPKFILPKFDWAAISLIAPVAFVTVMEHIGDITTNGAVVGKNFFEKPGVHRTLLGDGLATMVAAMIGGPANTTYSENTGVLAITKVYDPSILRGAAILAMLVAFFSKFGSVLQTIPTAVIGGVSLILFGMIASIGVRTLVEAKVDFSKSRNLIIAALILTLGIGGASIKIGGIELKGMALAAIFGIIANLVIPESLEK
- a CDS encoding ATP-binding protein, which codes for MNQTIVFSFPGLVENIKITRAILHTFLTFRGVFDKDIFDTELAINEAIANIIQHTYKGEPKYITMTVNWLEPDTLEIFLRDFGPKVDPSQIKSRDLDDIRPGGLGVYIIKRIFDVMEFKDVSEGNLLYLRKKYLLPPKKED
- a CDS encoding ABC transporter ATP-binding protein, whose protein sequence is MSNTKKIVISLENISFSYGENFELKDISLYVEEGTFFGIIGPNGSGKTTLLSLIMKFLKPASGKIMINGNDIKHMSHKKIAQNIAYIAQDFNPSYDYTVEEIVEMGGIAHSKNFFDTEVDESKLINALNTVNLVEYRKRPFSTLSGGQQRRVLIARAIYQNTPIIIADELINHLDIGQSVKVMDYLKSLTKMGKTVLGTFHDITIAAKYCDIIALMKDGEITKVGTPKEIINKDILEKIYDINLKIIHSPDVEYPIIVI
- a CDS encoding divergent PAP2 family protein, translating into MLWLKELFKNTCFLSALFGFLSAQFLKVIIYKDIRVFGRYGGMPSAHVATTSALAWSVGYTTGFSSSQTAIAAIFLSIVTADAVGLRRNVDPNKGHTLMEVIYGFFLGWVVALITVKVMR
- a CDS encoding DUF4940 domain-containing protein yields the protein MKIYLSKEELELEKQMYADIAINSKVRIEYTYKDEKYLLIPYQIGDLIVLLEVNDEKEIVAQLLDKFVRQWVLENYIYPEEIKILAKHFKTELKKFKILVVKYNSPEEKEFSRYSLSNVTFGVVSHDNLDIHLLSANTEIKTKYGYSISDIVETPEEGLRQALLINKWFGGGNYTELPNIALEKQLEEKSDLEKWLELLSYVLFKDIDEKYFGPIINKLNEFKQETYFNPSKNIEKITLGILVSKIRK
- the purE gene encoding 5-(carboxyamino)imidazole ribonucleotide mutase, with the protein product MEKVSHPLVGIIMGSDSDLKVMKDAARVLDDFGIPYELTIVSAHRTPERMYNYAKNAEERGIEVIIAGAGGAAHLPGMVASISTLPVIGVPVKGSSLDGLDSLLSIVQMPKGVPVATVAINNAQNAGLLAVQILSVKYKELRDKLREYKEKLQTEVESKAKKLEEIGYEKYGENL
- a CDS encoding 5-(carboxyamino)imidazole ribonucleotide synthase produces the protein MNSSKHLYPFKTLGFIGGGQLGKMMAIEAKRMGFRVIALDPNPNCPISNLCDELIVGSLYDEDSLMKLVEKSDVVTYEIEHTNTNFLKELYDKGYNIQPSPYILEIINDKLIQKKYLISNGFPTSKIYELDLSKYSQASERKHIIEDYNITYPFVQKARRGGYDGRGVFVLKTQQDLDKIIPSESYIEEYVDIKKEISVLLARDRNGNIKVYEPVEMIFAEFGNILDMLISPARIGEEIKERAKDIAIKLVEKLNGIGVFAIEMFVTSQDEVLINEIAPRVHNSGHHTIESCFTSQFEQHIRAICDFPLGSTHQHTPAVMINLLGEDGYNGRPVVENLEDVFSTEGAYFHFYGKTNTAPRRKMGHITILDEDIERAIQKAIYLKSKVKIIAK
- a CDS encoding transglycosylase SLT domain-containing protein, producing MLNNAKKLSKLILVLSFILILSSIALCETPKWFLEVVTKRRANVKEKTTEEFINDLWNTISDISEKYNIDPVFISTVIAIESNFTNAKGPGGVLGMMQILPSTAQGIARLLKLEVPKDGWNALLTDYKLNITYGTAYLSYLYKKTGSLSKALEEYNNGKNKQKYAATIMQQYEYYKSLHEKELKEKAQININTFIETSESSSTQQATQETQETTQETQTTNSTITENSTDTSATKSEN